A stretch of Leptospira sp. WS39.C2 DNA encodes these proteins:
- a CDS encoding ferredoxin family protein, whose translation MAYVVTEICVDCKYTSCAAVCPVEAFHEAPDTLYIDPDTCIDCNACQYECPIDAIFPDYDVPEKHKPSIEVNAKEANKFPVIVTTKPPLKGAKCSDPSK comes from the coding sequence ATGGCTTATGTTGTAACTGAAATTTGCGTTGATTGTAAATACACGAGTTGTGCTGCAGTTTGTCCAGTGGAAGCTTTTCACGAAGCTCCAGACACTTTGTACATCGATCCAGATACTTGTATTGATTGTAATGCATGCCAATACGAATGTCCCATTGATGCAATTTTTCCGGACTATGATGTTCCTGAAAAACACAAACCGTCAATTGAAGTGAACGCAAAAGAAGCAAATAAATTTCCGGTAATCGTAACAACAAAACCACCTCTCAAAGGTGCAAAATGTTCCGACCCGAGTAAATAA
- the ahcY gene encoding adenosylhomocysteinase codes for MSTATETKSERLPYKVKDISLAEWGREEIILAEKEMPGLMALRKEFGTSKPLKGARICGSLHMTIQTAVLIETLSALGADIRWSSCNIFSTQDHAAAAIAKAGIPVFAWKGETEEEYWWCIEQTLFFDGGKGPNMILDDGHDLTHYIHEKYPQLLADIKGVSEETTTGVIALHKKLKAGTLKIPAINVNDSVTKSKFDNLYGCRESLADGIKRATDVMLAGKVALVCGYGDVGKGSAASLRNFGARVIVTEIDPICALQAVMEGYQVLRVEDVIENADIVVTATGNDDIISLEHMKAMKDGAILCNIGHFDTEIQMSRLNSEKGVTKKEIKPQVDKYTFPDGRSIIVLAEGRLVNLGCATGHPSFVMSSSFTNQVLAQIELYTTKYELGVYRLPKHLDEKVAALHLEQLGVRLTKLTQKQADYISVPLEGPFKPDHYRY; via the coding sequence ATGTCCACAGCAACTGAAACAAAATCGGAACGATTGCCATACAAAGTGAAGGATATCTCTCTTGCAGAATGGGGAAGAGAAGAAATCATTTTGGCAGAAAAAGAAATGCCAGGTCTTATGGCACTTCGTAAAGAGTTCGGAACTTCTAAACCACTCAAAGGTGCACGAATTTGCGGATCCCTTCACATGACAATCCAAACAGCGGTTTTAATTGAAACCTTGAGCGCATTAGGTGCTGACATTCGTTGGTCCTCTTGTAACATTTTTTCAACACAAGACCATGCAGCAGCAGCGATCGCAAAAGCAGGAATCCCTGTATTTGCTTGGAAAGGTGAAACAGAAGAAGAATACTGGTGGTGTATTGAACAAACTTTATTTTTTGATGGTGGAAAAGGACCAAACATGATCCTTGACGACGGTCATGATCTAACTCACTACATTCATGAAAAATACCCACAACTACTTGCAGACATCAAAGGTGTTTCTGAAGAAACAACTACAGGTGTAATTGCACTTCATAAAAAACTAAAAGCAGGAACTTTAAAAATCCCTGCAATCAATGTAAACGACTCTGTTACAAAGTCAAAATTTGATAACCTTTATGGTTGCCGTGAGTCACTTGCTGATGGAATCAAACGTGCTACTGACGTGATGCTTGCTGGAAAAGTGGCTCTTGTTTGTGGATACGGAGACGTAGGAAAAGGTTCTGCTGCTTCCCTTCGTAACTTTGGAGCACGTGTGATCGTAACTGAAATCGATCCAATTTGTGCACTCCAAGCTGTGATGGAAGGATACCAAGTGCTTCGCGTGGAAGACGTAATTGAAAACGCAGACATCGTTGTAACAGCAACTGGAAATGATGATATCATTTCTCTTGAACACATGAAAGCGATGAAAGACGGCGCAATCCTTTGTAACATTGGTCACTTTGATACTGAGATTCAAATGTCACGTTTGAATTCCGAAAAAGGTGTTACGAAAAAAGAAATCAAACCTCAGGTAGACAAATACACTTTCCCAGATGGTAGATCAATCATCGTACTTGCGGAAGGTCGTCTTGTAAACTTAGGTTGTGCAACTGGTCACCCATCATTCGTAATGTCTAGTTCTTTTACTAACCAAGTTTTGGCACAAATTGAACTCTATACTACCAAATATGAGTTGGGTGTGTATCGCCTTCCAAAACACTTGGATGAAAAAGTAGCAGCACTTCATTTGGAACAGTTGGGTGTTCGTTTAACTAAACTCACTCAAAAACAAGCTGATTATATCAGTGTTCCACTAGAAGGTCCTTTTAAACCGGACCACTACCGCTACTAA
- a CDS encoding ArsR/SmtB family transcription factor encodes MVTEALISNRNSLQILSATKAISDETRIRILNILSFGAFSVNEIVEILEMGQSRISRHLKILTEAGLIGSRREGSLVYSFLPNEESSGLKFPIELTKLLLSYKEDLPSREKDQKMVHQILEAREKKSKSFFDGVAESWEKLQEETLHPKLYRSWILQELPLCENILDLGCGPGGLIPFLLNKAKHVTGVDNSSRMIENASIHFGKNPSVSLIQTPMEQLPLSKNSCDAVVASMVLHHISHPPTVLEEIARVLKPGGVLCIVDLEKHNAEYMRDNFADLWLGFETELFESWLSNAGFKVESIGEIQTESSFKILTIKATKE; translated from the coding sequence ATGGTCACAGAAGCCCTTATTTCCAATCGTAATTCATTACAAATCCTCTCCGCTACCAAAGCCATATCGGATGAAACAAGGATTCGGATCCTCAACATCTTGAGTTTTGGAGCGTTTTCTGTGAATGAAATTGTGGAAATTCTTGAGATGGGGCAATCGAGAATCTCCCGCCATTTAAAAATCCTAACAGAAGCTGGTCTCATTGGATCAAGGCGTGAAGGCAGTTTGGTTTATAGTTTTTTACCTAATGAAGAAAGTTCTGGTTTAAAATTTCCGATTGAGCTCACCAAATTATTGTTATCTTATAAAGAAGATCTTCCTTCTAGAGAAAAAGACCAAAAGATGGTTCACCAAATTTTAGAAGCTAGAGAGAAAAAATCGAAATCCTTTTTCGATGGAGTGGCAGAAAGTTGGGAAAAATTACAGGAAGAAACATTACACCCAAAACTCTACCGTTCTTGGATTTTACAAGAACTACCCCTTTGCGAAAATATTTTAGATTTAGGATGTGGTCCAGGTGGACTCATTCCATTTTTACTCAATAAAGCAAAACATGTTACTGGTGTGGATAACTCTTCACGAATGATTGAAAACGCATCCATACACTTTGGGAAAAATCCAAGTGTAAGTCTCATCCAAACACCTATGGAACAATTGCCACTTTCAAAAAATTCTTGTGATGCAGTTGTAGCATCGATGGTATTGCATCATATCTCTCATCCTCCTACAGTTTTAGAAGAAATTGCACGTGTATTAAAACCAGGTGGAGTTTTGTGTATTGTGGATTTAGAAAAACACAATGCGGAATACATGAGAGATAATTTTGCGGATTTATGGCTTGGGTTTGAAACTGAATTGTTTGAATCCTGGTTATCAAATGCAGGATTCAAAGTCGAATCCATTGGAGAAATCCAAACAGAATCTAGTTTTAAAATTTTAACAATCAAAGCAACAAAGGAATAA